In a genomic window of Niallia taxi:
- a CDS encoding PucR family transcriptional regulator, which produces MNSVGITINELLRLPVLKDAKVISGEKGLNRMVRYLDIMEVPDIKGWLREGELLLTTAYAIRHDTKLLSNLVQHLAQADAAALAIKRERYLQDLPEEMLQISNDSNLPIIELPTEIPYIDITNAVMELLIDKQTYLLRRSEELYKKLTTLVLENSGIQTVADNVSGLLKSPIWLLDRKGNTIVSAPQEESNPAFADIRCWEITVDKQIVGKLYIERDNLDDLDMVCVEQARLVFALELMRRKTAIDTERKLRGSFIEELLTGLPLTKQEVMNKGRQLGLNPDISWRIMVLENKTEMEDNHALFQKMETEIKRHFALYFKKSCMHIHLQANRIVLLFSFQAKDGTVEKWKELFTPILTEFKEIRIGVGTEAALWEVQHSFIQARKAILLGSSLDLTQHLFTYEEMEVFNLLLDASDYVNMDEVVEMKIGKLCQYDKENNTDLVKTLFYYLTTDGSLVETANLLYIHRNSVKYRMDKIEKVANIKIASFREKFVYYLCIFYYLFKNPN; this is translated from the coding sequence ATGAACTCAGTAGGAATAACAATCAATGAGTTGCTTCGTCTGCCGGTCTTAAAGGATGCGAAGGTAATAAGCGGTGAAAAGGGCTTAAACAGAATGGTTCGTTATCTCGACATTATGGAAGTGCCTGATATAAAGGGTTGGTTAAGAGAGGGAGAGCTCTTGCTGACTACTGCTTATGCTATACGTCACGATACTAAGCTGCTATCAAACTTAGTGCAGCATTTAGCTCAAGCGGATGCTGCTGCATTAGCGATAAAACGAGAAAGATATTTGCAGGATTTGCCAGAGGAGATGCTGCAGATAAGCAATGATTCCAACCTGCCAATCATTGAGCTTCCAACAGAGATACCATATATTGATATTACGAATGCTGTTATGGAGCTGTTAATTGATAAACAAACCTACTTGCTGAGAAGGTCAGAAGAATTATACAAGAAACTAACAACGTTAGTACTAGAAAACAGCGGGATACAAACTGTAGCAGATAATGTGTCCGGACTATTAAAATCGCCGATATGGCTGCTAGACAGAAAAGGGAATACGATTGTGTCTGCCCCGCAAGAAGAGAGTAACCCTGCTTTCGCTGACATAAGGTGCTGGGAAATTACCGTGGATAAACAAATTGTCGGGAAGCTTTATATTGAAAGAGACAATCTTGACGACTTAGATATGGTATGTGTTGAACAGGCTAGATTAGTATTTGCATTAGAACTAATGCGAAGAAAAACAGCGATTGACACAGAAAGAAAGCTCAGAGGCAGTTTTATTGAGGAGCTGTTAACCGGACTGCCGCTTACCAAGCAAGAAGTAATGAACAAAGGAAGGCAACTAGGCTTGAACCCTGATATCTCGTGGAGAATTATGGTTTTGGAAAATAAAACAGAAATGGAAGATAATCATGCTTTATTTCAGAAAATGGAGACTGAGATAAAGCGGCATTTTGCTTTGTATTTTAAAAAGTCGTGCATGCATATTCATTTGCAAGCAAACAGAATAGTGCTGTTGTTTTCTTTTCAAGCGAAAGATGGGACTGTGGAAAAGTGGAAGGAATTATTTACTCCGATTCTTACTGAATTTAAAGAGATAAGGATTGGTGTTGGAACAGAAGCAGCCCTATGGGAGGTACAGCACAGCTTCATTCAAGCTCGTAAAGCTATACTACTTGGTTCCAGCTTAGATTTAACACAGCATCTCTTCACATATGAAGAAATGGAAGTATTTAATTTATTGCTTGATGCCTCTGATTATGTAAATATGGATGAAGTAGTAGAAATGAAGATTGGCAAGCTTTGTCAATATGATAAGGAAAATAATACAGATCTAGTTAAAACTTTATTCTATTATTTGACAACAGATGGAAGTTTAGTGGAAACTGCAAACCTTTTGTATATCCATCGCAATTCTGTTAAATACCGGATGGATAAGATAGAAAAGGTCGCAAACATTAAAATAGCAAGCTTTCGAGAGAAATTTGTTTACTATTTATGCATTTTTTATTATTTGTTTAAAAATCCAAATTGA
- a CDS encoding alpha/beta hydrolase: MMKHIFNKGTDSQRPTLLLLHGTGGTELDLLPLAGIIDDQASVLSVRGNVLENGMPRFFRRLAEGIFDEEDLVARTSELNSFLDEAAAKYEFDRHNIVAIGYSNGANIAASLLFHNKDALKGAILHHPMVPRRGIDLPDLAGKSVFITAGTNDPICSPLESGELESLLQNANANVEIHWENRGHSLTPTEVEAASEWYKKVF, from the coding sequence ATAATGAAACATATATTTAATAAAGGAACAGATTCTCAAAGACCCACATTATTGCTGCTACATGGTACTGGTGGAACTGAATTAGATTTGCTGCCGCTTGCAGGCATAATCGATGATCAGGCTTCTGTGTTAAGTGTCCGTGGCAATGTATTGGAAAACGGTATGCCAAGATTTTTCCGCAGATTAGCAGAGGGTATTTTTGATGAGGAGGATTTGGTTGCTAGAACAAGTGAACTGAACAGCTTTTTAGATGAAGCAGCAGCAAAATATGAATTCGACCGCCATAATATAGTAGCGATTGGCTACTCAAATGGAGCCAATATCGCCGCAAGCTTATTATTTCATAACAAAGATGCATTAAAAGGCGCTATCCTTCACCATCCGATGGTTCCAAGAAGAGGAATAGACCTGCCCGACTTAGCAGGAAAATCTGTATTCATAACTGCAGGAACAAATGATCCAATCTGCTCGCCGCTAGAATCTGGAGAGCTTGAATCATTATTGCAAAATGCAAATGCGAATGTTGAAATCCACTGGGAAAACCGCGGACATTCCCTTACCCCAACAGAAGTAGAAGCAGCGTCGGAGTGGTATAAGAAAGTATTTTAA
- a CDS encoding ring-cleaving dioxygenase yields the protein MTKTLGIHHITAMVNDAQRNIDFYAGVLGLRLIKKTVNFDRPEVYHLYFGNETGDPGTVITFFPWEKQLKGRVGTGQVGITKYVIPIGSATFWESRLKKYGIELTSFVRFGEKTIKFSDPDGLQLELVERKEGPINTWSTAGITAEHAIKGFGGAVLYSARPHKTKEVLEEILGLEFVGQQDEIIRFRSRGDLGNIIDIQLNPSNRGLMGAGTVHHIAWRAEDEEELHKWRALLQEKGYYPTEIRDRNYFKALYFHEEGGILFEIATNPPGFTADEPLEELGNKLMLPDWLESKREELEEALPKVEVRSIGGEK from the coding sequence ATGACGAAAACATTAGGTATTCACCACATAACAGCAATGGTTAATGATGCACAGCGCAATATTGATTTTTATGCAGGCGTACTTGGGTTAAGGCTGATAAAAAAGACGGTTAATTTTGATCGCCCCGAGGTTTACCATTTATATTTCGGCAATGAAACAGGAGACCCTGGCACTGTCATTACCTTTTTTCCGTGGGAAAAGCAGCTGAAGGGAAGAGTCGGTACAGGGCAAGTCGGAATAACTAAATATGTTATTCCAATCGGTTCAGCCACATTTTGGGAAAGTCGTTTAAAAAAATACGGAATAGAGTTAACATCATTCGTGCGTTTCGGTGAGAAGACAATCAAGTTCAGTGATCCAGATGGACTGCAATTAGAGCTTGTGGAAAGAAAAGAAGGTCCTATAAACACATGGAGCACAGCAGGAATAACAGCAGAACATGCAATAAAAGGCTTTGGTGGAGCTGTATTGTATTCTGCGCGGCCACATAAAACAAAGGAAGTGCTCGAAGAAATATTAGGATTGGAATTTGTCGGTCAACAAGATGAAATTATCCGCTTCAGATCTAGAGGGGACCTAGGAAATATCATTGATATTCAGCTTAACCCATCCAATCGCGGCTTGATGGGTGCAGGCACTGTCCATCATATAGCATGGAGAGCTGAAGATGAGGAAGAATTGCATAAATGGCGCGCATTGCTGCAGGAGAAAGGCTATTATCCAACAGAGATACGTGACCGCAATTACTTTAAGGCCTTGTATTTTCACGAGGAAGGCGGCATCCTGTTTGAAATAGCAACAAACCCGCCAGGCTTTACTGCTGATGAGCCTTTAGAAGAGCTTGGAAATAAGCTTATGCTGCCAGACTGGTTGGAGTCAAAAAGAGAAGAATTAGAAGAAGCATTACCAAAAGTAGAAGTGCGTTCAATTGGAGGAGAAAAATAA